From the Desulfovibrio sp. JY genome, one window contains:
- a CDS encoding decaprenyl-phosphate phosphoribosyltransferase, translated as MGKRPSRFASCLKLARPHQYIKNAFVFLPLFFGWKLAGPAAVARAVLAFVAFCLVASAVYVINDLKDVEEDRAHPAKRNRPLASGALSPAEGIAFACGLLVAGAFVTAWLGSAGFTIILAGYLGINLLYSFGLKHKALVDLACIAVGFVLRVFAGGVVTGITPSHWIVLMTFLLALFLGFAKRRDDLLLSAAGCEKTRRSLDGYNLEFVSAAMMIMAAVVIVSYILYTVSPEVIAKHGSDKLYLTAIFVIMGVLRYLQITLVECKSGSPTLVLLRDGFIQASLVLWIASCYVILYVEHSVLP; from the coding sequence ATGGGAAAACGTCCGTCACGGTTCGCGTCCTGCCTGAAGCTGGCCCGACCGCATCAATACATCAAAAACGCCTTTGTCTTTCTGCCGCTTTTTTTCGGCTGGAAGCTGGCCGGTCCGGCCGCCGTGGCGCGGGCGGTGCTGGCGTTTGTGGCCTTTTGTCTCGTGGCCAGCGCCGTTTACGTCATAAACGACCTGAAGGACGTGGAGGAGGACCGGGCCCATCCGGCCAAGCGCAACCGGCCGCTGGCTTCGGGCGCGTTGTCGCCTGCCGAGGGCATCGCCTTTGCCTGCGGTCTGCTCGTTGCCGGCGCTTTCGTGACGGCCTGGCTCGGCTCGGCCGGGTTTACGATCATCCTGGCCGGCTATCTCGGCATCAACCTGCTTTACAGCTTCGGGCTCAAGCACAAGGCCCTGGTCGATCTGGCCTGCATCGCCGTGGGCTTCGTGCTGCGGGTGTTTGCCGGCGGCGTGGTCACGGGCATCACCCCCAGCCACTGGATCGTGCTCATGACGTTCCTGCTGGCGCTTTTTCTCGGCTTCGCCAAACGCCGCGACGATCTGCTTTTATCCGCCGCCGGCTGCGAAAAAACGCGCCGGTCACTTGACGGCTACAACCTGGAATTCGTCTCCGCCGCCATGATGATCATGGCGGCCGTGGTCATCGTCAGCTACATCCTCTACACCGTTTCGCCGGAAGTCATCGCCAAGCACGGTTCGGACAAGTTGTATCTGACCGCGATTTTCGTCATCATGGGCGTGCTGCGCTATCTCCAGATAACCCTGGTGGAGTGCAAAAGCGGCTCGCCCACGCTGGTCCTTTTGCGCGACGGCTTCATCCAGGCGTCCCTCGTGTTGTGGATCGCCAGCTGCTACGTCATCCTTTATGTGGAGCACTCCGTTCTTCCATGA
- a CDS encoding glycosyltransferase family 4 protein — protein sequence MLFSKKKHLTQVPPGFDLDSRPKVGILVETTIPPVSRANLRMYWLAKALITEKRVMVNMVSPSKDLASRHSYFVEWIWMNQFPGWARHLYSTWRLPVRIWHFVASILSIVILELWYRRSFHRGFAALHAWNPLAGLAAIIAGGLIRRPVFVDFTDFYSDIARTDMPLLSKPLVWLENFVLRKAHHVFVVSNQLKEHLVRVQGLPAAKIHVVPDGTDSETFRPDCDTTGVRARLGIPEDAPVLVFHGDIKNDDGVDILLEALAKVVAEYPEARLLILGGGSPYFDTVCRPLIEKLGLADNVVLPGWIPHNDVPAVLCACDIGAMTLRATLNHDHYLSFKLFEYWGCGKPVVVTKLKAIGEIARDGENALIAQSGDVDGFARAFLRLIKDKALAAHLGRAGRELVVREYDWREIMKKETAVYTSEFLGPPCPPNS from the coding sequence ATGCTTTTCTCCAAGAAAAAACACCTCACACAGGTGCCACCCGGGTTCGATCTGGACAGCCGCCCCAAGGTGGGCATCCTGGTCGAAACCACCATCCCGCCCGTGTCCCGGGCCAATCTCCGTATGTACTGGCTGGCCAAGGCCCTGATCACCGAGAAGCGGGTCATGGTCAATATGGTTTCGCCAAGCAAGGATCTTGCCTCGCGCCATTCCTATTTCGTGGAATGGATCTGGATGAACCAGTTTCCGGGCTGGGCCAGGCATCTCTATTCCACGTGGCGGCTGCCGGTGCGCATCTGGCATTTCGTCGCTTCTATTCTCTCCATCGTTATTCTCGAACTTTGGTATCGGCGTTCCTTCCACCGGGGCTTCGCCGCCCTGCACGCCTGGAATCCCCTGGCCGGACTGGCCGCCATCATCGCGGGCGGGCTGATTCGCCGGCCGGTGTTCGTCGATTTCACCGACTTTTATTCCGATATCGCCCGCACGGACATGCCGCTACTCAGCAAGCCCCTTGTCTGGCTGGAAAATTTCGTGCTGCGCAAGGCCCATCACGTCTTCGTGGTCAGCAACCAGCTCAAGGAACATCTGGTGCGCGTCCAGGGCCTGCCGGCGGCGAAGATTCATGTCGTGCCCGACGGCACCGATTCCGAGACCTTTCGCCCCGACTGCGACACCACCGGCGTGCGCGCCCGCCTCGGCATTCCCGAGGACGCCCCGGTACTGGTCTTTCACGGCGACATCAAAAATGACGACGGCGTGGACATCCTGCTCGAAGCCCTGGCCAAGGTTGTGGCCGAGTACCCGGAGGCGCGCCTGCTTATTCTCGGCGGCGGCAGCCCGTATTTCGATACGGTGTGCCGGCCGCTGATCGAGAAGCTGGGACTTGCGGACAACGTGGTCCTGCCCGGCTGGATTCCCCACAACGACGTGCCGGCGGTGCTTTGTGCCTGTGACATCGGGGCTATGACCCTTCGCGCCACCCTCAACCACGACCATTATCTGTCGTTCAAGCTCTTCGAGTATTGGGGCTGCGGCAAGCCCGTGGTGGTGACGAAGCTCAAGGCCATCGGCGAGATCGCCCGCGACGGCGAAAACGCGCTCATTGCCCAAAGCGGCGATGTCGACGGCTTTGCCCGGGCGTTTTTGCGTCTGATAAAGGACAAGGCCCTGGCCGCGCATCTCGGCCGGGCCGGTCGAGAGCTGGTGGTGCGCGAATACGACTGGCGGGAGATCATGAAAAAGGAAACCGCTGTCTATACCAGCGAATTTCTCGGGCCGCCGTGTCCGCCCAATTCGTGA
- a CDS encoding class I SAM-dependent methyltransferase — protein sequence MSDASISCPVCGAHDTTAYYADAQVRLRRCRACGLKFQAPLPTPEALAALYARDYYETCYPTRVLACQERLFAARLERLERLAGGEGLAPVLEVGVGRGMFLEAARQRGLLCQGLDIAPVAADMVSARLGVPVHVGEMVELSAPGSGFGCVHMNHVLEHMPDPGGALVQAARLLRPGGLLYVEVPRQSNLLNLLSGMVAGGEFGFSYFPGHLYLFSTRSLALLVTRAGLSPLVCTIEGMAAPHRFVRGVHYASPLAHLIKGAAGGLRLERLLGGGNLLVVARKGGEQCMERFAIGRKNT from the coding sequence ATGTCTGATGCGTCCATTTCCTGTCCTGTCTGCGGCGCGCACGACACGACAGCTTATTATGCCGACGCACAGGTGCGCCTGCGCCGCTGCCGTGCCTGCGGCCTGAAATTCCAGGCTCCCCTGCCGACGCCTGAGGCGCTTGCGGCCCTGTATGCCCGGGACTATTACGAGACGTGCTATCCGACGCGGGTGCTGGCCTGCCAGGAGCGGCTTTTTGCCGCCCGCCTGGAGCGCCTGGAGCGGCTGGCCGGCGGGGAGGGCCTTGCCCCGGTGCTGGAAGTGGGCGTGGGGCGCGGCATGTTCCTGGAGGCGGCCCGGCAGCGGGGACTCCTCTGCCAGGGGCTCGACATCGCGCCGGTTGCCGCGGACATGGTGTCCGCGCGCCTGGGCGTGCCGGTGCACGTGGGGGAGATGGTGGAGCTTTCGGCGCCCGGGTCGGGGTTTGGCTGCGTGCACATGAACCACGTCCTGGAGCACATGCCCGATCCCGGCGGGGCACTTGTCCAGGCCGCGCGCCTGCTGCGGCCGGGGGGGCTGCTTTATGTCGAAGTCCCCCGGCAGTCCAACCTGCTCAACCTGCTCTCCGGCATGGTTGCCGGCGGCGAATTCGGCTTCTCCTATTTTCCTGGCCACCTATACCTTTTCTCCACCAGGTCCCTGGCGCTGCTCGTCACACGGGCGGGGCTGTCACCCCTGGTGTGCACCATCGAGGGCATGGCCGCGCCGCACCGCTTCGTGCGCGGGGTGCATTACGCCTCGCCTTTGGCGCATCTGATCAAGGGCGCGGCCGGGGGGCTGCGGCTGGAGCGGCTGCTTGGCGGTGGGAATCTGCTGGTGGTGGCGCGAAAGGGCGGGGAACAGTGCATGGAGCGCTTTGCCATCGGGCGCAAAAACACATAA
- a CDS encoding class I SAM-dependent methyltransferase, with amino-acid sequence MPEFDALSAADRACPLCGGVDTRPYGRVDARFGLFSCPACGFAFAVPRPTPEELAAFYNEQEDYNLTPEPTPPGRAARLAGEWKRRIESAHPAPRRILEIGCQRGDLLYGLKQHGYAVVGADVCDTAREFAARHYGLTVHPGAFPPAAEEGAFDAVILSHIIEHIVDPVAFLDAVKRYLAPGGVVCIETPGLDTMLFDLFGTAYNMIRPPEHISFFTRRSARALFSRCGLEALRLETFTRPWSQPNPWLFTLMSLARKSGALGWLRRRRNQDTAASLTASMHLERGGLLARAFPMVDFATRAATLASWPLVAAGDAAGKGLLLCAVGRKTA; translated from the coding sequence ATGCCTGAGTTCGACGCGCTTTCCGCCGCGGACCGCGCCTGTCCGCTGTGCGGCGGCGTCGACACGCGCCCGTACGGCCGGGTGGATGCCCGGTTCGGCCTTTTTTCCTGTCCGGCCTGCGGCTTTGCCTTTGCCGTGCCGCGCCCGACGCCAGAAGAGCTGGCTGCGTTTTACAACGAGCAGGAAGACTACAATCTGACGCCCGAGCCCACGCCGCCCGGCCGCGCCGCCCGCCTGGCCGGGGAGTGGAAGCGTCGCATCGAAAGCGCCCATCCCGCGCCGCGCCGCATCCTGGAAATCGGATGTCAGCGGGGCGATCTGTTGTACGGGCTCAAGCAGCACGGCTATGCTGTGGTCGGCGCCGACGTCTGCGACACGGCCCGGGAGTTCGCCGCCCGGCACTACGGTCTAACCGTCCATCCGGGCGCTTTTCCCCCGGCCGCCGAGGAAGGCGCCTTCGACGCGGTCATCCTCTCCCACATCATCGAGCACATCGTCGATCCGGTGGCGTTCCTCGACGCCGTGAAACGCTATCTCGCCCCGGGCGGGGTGGTCTGCATCGAGACCCCGGGGCTCGACACCATGCTCTTCGATCTTTTCGGCACCGCCTACAATATGATCCGCCCCCCGGAACATATCAGTTTTTTCACGCGTCGCTCCGCCCGCGCGCTTTTTTCGCGTTGCGGCCTGGAGGCCCTGCGACTAGAGACGTTTACCCGACCGTGGTCCCAGCCCAATCCCTGGCTTTTCACCTTGATGTCCCTGGCGCGCAAAAGCGGCGCGCTGGGTTGGCTGCGCCGCCGTCGCAATCAGGATACCGCCGCTTCCCTGACCGCTTCCATGCACCTGGAGCGCGGTGGGCTCTTGGCCCGGGCGTTTCCCATGGTGGATTTCGCCACGCGCGCGGCCACGTTGGCCAGCTGGCCCCTTGTCGCCGCAGGCGACGCCGCCGGCAAGGGGCTTTTGCTTTGCGCCGTGGGGCGCAAAACCGCATGA
- a CDS encoding glycosyltransferase family 4 protein, with protein sequence MKRLESVLIATISDITDASGERVRHNSPAWPLLEFFRQRTDRLTFLELSLPRPGMLNRPQMTLFEAGKSRGMRCWSDWLTAPLAVPPKTAKPKTYFRLKVRDMLACFWAASKGLGPYDLFIGVESLLALCGGLLKRQGRVRESAYYISDWSPWKFENKFLNDFYIWLDRTACRQSDWIWNFTYAISDARRDILGYDMSRLGRELWVPYGFIPDGVTIVPDEQVDRRRMFYCGGICQENGVELIVEALPAILAALPDVVVDIFGFGPDLEALKARADALGVSRAIVWRGYVTDRAAIIAAARTASISLAPYKPMPQSVKRFGDVMKIREAIGYGLPVITTEVPPSHREVREGDLGAVIPYDAGELARACVRLLSDDAAYFTMRRRVVAASRENLWENIYGRTLAAMDFDTTIRFGGADA encoded by the coding sequence ATGAAGCGGCTTGAGTCGGTTCTTATCGCCACCATTTCCGACATTACCGACGCCTCGGGCGAGCGGGTGCGCCATAACTCGCCGGCGTGGCCCCTGCTGGAGTTTTTCCGCCAGCGAACGGACAGGCTGACGTTTCTGGAATTGTCCCTGCCGCGTCCCGGCATGCTCAATAGGCCCCAGATGACGCTTTTCGAAGCGGGAAAATCGCGGGGCATGCGCTGCTGGTCGGACTGGTTGACCGCGCCTTTGGCCGTGCCGCCGAAAACGGCCAAGCCGAAGACCTATTTCCGGCTCAAGGTCCGCGATATGCTGGCCTGTTTTTGGGCCGCCTCCAAGGGGCTCGGGCCGTATGACCTCTTTATCGGCGTGGAATCCCTGCTCGCCCTGTGCGGCGGCCTGCTCAAGCGTCAGGGGCGGGTCCGGGAGAGTGCCTATTACATCTCGGACTGGTCTCCCTGGAAGTTTGAAAACAAGTTCCTCAACGATTTCTATATCTGGCTCGACCGGACCGCCTGCCGCCAGTCGGACTGGATTTGGAATTTCACCTATGCCATCAGCGATGCCCGCCGCGATATCCTTGGCTATGACATGTCGCGCCTGGGCCGGGAGCTGTGGGTGCCCTACGGGTTCATTCCTGATGGCGTGACCATCGTTCCGGACGAGCAGGTGGACCGGCGGCGGATGTTCTATTGTGGCGGCATCTGTCAGGAAAACGGTGTGGAGCTTATTGTGGAGGCCCTGCCCGCGATTCTGGCGGCGTTGCCCGACGTGGTGGTGGATATTTTCGGTTTCGGCCCGGACCTGGAGGCGCTCAAGGCCCGGGCCGACGCGTTGGGCGTTTCCCGGGCCATCGTCTGGCGCGGCTATGTCACGGACCGGGCTGCCATCATCGCGGCCGCCCGCACCGCGTCCATAAGCCTTGCGCCCTACAAGCCCATGCCCCAGAGCGTGAAGCGGTTCGGGGACGTCATGAAGATCCGCGAGGCCATCGGTTATGGCCTGCCCGTGATCACCACCGAGGTGCCGCCCTCGCACCGGGAAGTGCGCGAGGGAGATCTTGGCGCGGTCATCCCTTACGATGCCGGGGAGCTGGCAAGGGCCTGTGTGCGGCTTCTGAGCGATGACGCGGCCTATTTCACCATGCGACGGCGCGTGGTGGCGGCATCCAGGGAGAACCTGTGGGAGAACATCTACGGCCGGACGCTGGCCGCCATGGATTTCGATACGACAATTCGGTTCGGAGGGGCTGATGCCTGA
- a CDS encoding SIS domain-containing protein, whose amino-acid sequence MIISKAPVRLSFGGGGTDLPAYYERHGGAVLSVTIDKYFYTIVEPVKDAPVEIVSSDYQLHQRFPDMAKANLSGALKIPKAVLKRYGVASGVYMALKGDVPTGSGLGLSGAVTVSIVQAVATFTGESHSKAELAEIASDVEIGMLGRPIGMQDQYAAAHGGLNYMTFTKDGVTVTPVTLPDGVLSALEHRLLLFHTGAQRDSASILKGQKKSMEVSDASVIATLDVLKGQAAQMRDLLSAGDLDGFGRMLDTAWNFKKSLAKNISNPDIDSYYAAAREAGALGGKITGAGGGGFLLLYCPPEAQADVIDAMTGMGLERLPFCFETTGAQLTLDHTGQFSATITPEGYLLGMRAVVSRLDKDQIGRIADTIWQAREEDRQIFIMGNGGSASTASHFCSDLSKTTLVPGKKGFRVVPLTDNIPLMTAWGNDAGFENIFYGQLLNLLNPGDVVVGISGGGMSPNILKALDLARERGARTVGMSGFSGGKLKDAVEECFVVPSDNYQFIEDVHMILVHLIASVLRERMARE is encoded by the coding sequence ATGATCATTTCCAAGGCTCCGGTTCGCTTGAGCTTCGGCGGCGGCGGCACGGATCTGCCCGCCTACTACGAACGCCACGGCGGCGCGGTGCTGTCCGTCACCATCGACAAGTATTTCTACACCATCGTCGAGCCCGTAAAGGACGCTCCGGTGGAGATCGTTTCCTCGGATTACCAGCTGCATCAGCGCTTCCCGGACATGGCCAAGGCCAATCTTTCCGGTGCGCTCAAGATCCCCAAGGCCGTGCTCAAGCGCTATGGCGTGGCAAGCGGTGTGTACATGGCGCTCAAGGGCGACGTGCCCACGGGCTCCGGGCTCGGGCTTTCCGGCGCGGTGACCGTCAGCATCGTCCAGGCCGTGGCCACCTTCACCGGAGAGAGCCACTCCAAGGCCGAACTGGCGGAGATCGCCTCGGACGTGGAGATCGGCATGCTCGGCCGGCCCATCGGCATGCAGGACCAGTACGCGGCGGCCCATGGCGGGCTCAATTACATGACGTTTACCAAGGACGGCGTGACCGTTACGCCGGTGACGCTGCCGGACGGGGTCCTGAGTGCCCTGGAACACCGGCTGCTGCTCTTTCACACCGGGGCCCAGCGCGATTCGGCCAGCATCCTCAAGGGCCAGAAGAAGTCCATGGAAGTCAGCGACGCTTCGGTCATCGCCACCCTCGACGTGCTCAAGGGACAGGCGGCGCAGATGCGCGACCTTCTTTCCGCCGGCGACCTGGACGGCTTCGGCCGCATGCTCGACACGGCCTGGAATTTCAAGAAAAGCCTGGCCAAGAACATCAGCAATCCCGATATCGACAGCTACTACGCGGCCGCGCGCGAGGCCGGGGCGCTTGGCGGCAAGATCACCGGGGCCGGCGGCGGCGGCTTTCTGCTGCTCTACTGTCCCCCCGAGGCCCAGGCCGACGTCATCGACGCCATGACCGGCATGGGCCTGGAGCGGCTGCCGTTCTGCTTCGAGACCACCGGGGCCCAGCTGACCCTGGACCACACCGGGCAGTTCAGCGCCACCATCACCCCGGAAGGCTACCTGCTCGGCATGCGGGCCGTGGTCAGCCGCCTCGACAAGGACCAGATCGGCCGCATCGCGGACACCATCTGGCAGGCCCGGGAAGAAGACCGCCAGATTTTCATCATGGGCAATGGCGGCAGCGCCTCGACCGCCAGCCATTTCTGTTCCGACCTGTCCAAGACCACCCTCGTTCCCGGCAAGAAGGGCTTTCGCGTGGTGCCCTTGACCGACAACATCCCGCTCATGACCGCCTGGGGCAACGACGCCGGGTTCGAGAACATCTTCTACGGCCAGTTGCTCAATCTGCTCAACCCCGGCGACGTGGTGGTGGGCATCTCCGGCGGCGGCATGTCGCCCAATATCCTGAAGGCCCTGGATCTGGCCCGGGAGCGCGGCGCGCGCACCGTCGGCATGTCCGGCTTCTCCGGCGGCAAGCTCAAGGACGCGGTGGAAGAGTGCTTCGTCGTGCCGAGCGACAATTACCAGTTCATCGAGGACGTTCACATGATCCTCGTGCACCTCATCGCCTCGGTCCTGCGCGAACGCATGGCGCGGGAATAA
- a CDS encoding GNAT family N-acetyltransferase: protein MNFACLERQAFDAEAFGLDFFRVTRLDYALLGPELKALRAMPRVMADARIAASDREADLFLQRNGFRKVCIQIRYGRDVPPDVAPDPADAVEPGDTTENRLPAGAVSRHVDNLVYDRFNLDAAVQKAGRDRFQAAWIANSLASPVIRKVYDGESFVSFKLNGDEAAVDIVSVLVHRRGVGSRLMGRVLAAAARAGCARLVVTTEAENEPACRMYEKNGFMPEAHFSRFHYVSTGADAPETRFA, encoded by the coding sequence ATGAATTTTGCGTGCCTTGAGCGGCAGGCCTTTGATGCCGAGGCCTTCGGCCTGGATTTTTTCCGGGTGACGCGCCTGGATTATGCCCTGCTCGGGCCGGAGCTAAAAGCGCTTCGCGCCATGCCGCGCGTCATGGCCGATGCGCGCATTGCCGCCTCCGACCGGGAGGCCGATCTTTTTTTGCAGCGAAACGGCTTCCGCAAGGTCTGCATCCAGATCCGCTACGGCCGGGATGTGCCCCCGGACGTGGCCCCCGATCCCGCCGATGCCGTCGAGCCGGGGGACACCACGGAGAACCGCCTGCCGGCCGGGGCCGTTTCCCGGCACGTGGACAATCTGGTCTACGACCGCTTCAATCTGGACGCCGCCGTGCAAAAGGCCGGCCGGGACCGGTTCCAGGCGGCCTGGATCGCCAATTCCCTGGCTTCCCCCGTCATCCGCAAGGTCTACGACGGCGAGAGCTTCGTGAGTTTCAAGCTCAATGGGGACGAGGCGGCGGTGGACATCGTGTCCGTGCTCGTCCATAGGCGCGGCGTCGGATCGAGGCTCATGGGCCGGGTGCTGGCGGCGGCGGCCAGGGCCGGCTGCGCGCGCCTTGTGGTCACCACCGAGGCGGAAAACGAGCCGGCCTGCCGCATGTACGAAAAAAACGGGTTCATGCCCGAGGCGCATTTCTCCAGGTTCCACTACGTATCCACCGGGGCGGACGCCCCTGAAACGAGGTTCGCATGA
- a CDS encoding nucleotidyltransferase family protein, which produces MITRALILSAGLGTRLRPLTDVMPKPMVPLAGKPLLEHLVRLCARFGVRDIAVNLHYLPHVVMDHFGDGAALGVRLLYGLEAELLGTAGAVNSFREFFSEPFFVIYGDVLFEVDLAAVAAAHAQSGATATVGLYRVDNPTECGLVDRDETGRIRRFVEKPPVAFTDLANAGLYVMSPQVLDYIPESGFCDFGHDVFPAMLAAGEPLYGHVLDGYVMDIGSPQKYERAKRHVADAGPGEGSGAETRS; this is translated from the coding sequence TTGATTACACGCGCGCTCATCTTATCGGCCGGCCTGGGGACGCGGCTGCGGCCGCTGACCGACGTCATGCCCAAGCCCATGGTGCCGCTGGCCGGGAAACCGCTGCTCGAGCATCTGGTGCGGCTATGCGCCCGCTTTGGCGTGCGCGACATCGCCGTCAACCTCCACTACCTGCCCCATGTGGTGATGGATCATTTCGGCGACGGCGCGGCCCTTGGCGTGCGGCTGCTCTATGGCCTGGAGGCCGAACTCCTCGGCACGGCCGGGGCGGTCAACAGCTTCCGGGAATTTTTCAGCGAACCTTTTTTCGTCATCTACGGCGACGTGCTCTTCGAGGTCGATTTGGCGGCCGTGGCCGCGGCCCATGCCCAAAGCGGCGCGACGGCGACCGTCGGGCTCTACCGGGTGGACAACCCAACCGAATGCGGGCTGGTCGACCGCGACGAAACGGGCCGCATCCGGCGCTTCGTGGAAAAACCGCCGGTCGCCTTTACCGATCTGGCCAATGCCGGCCTGTACGTCATGTCGCCGCAGGTCCTCGACTACATTCCCGAATCCGGCTTCTGCGACTTCGGCCACGACGTCTTTCCGGCCATGCTGGCCGCCGGGGAGCCGCTTTACGGCCATGTCCTGGACGGCTACGTCATGGACATCGGTTCGCCGCAAAAGTACGAGCGGGCCAAGCGCCATGTGGCCGATGCCGGCCCGGGCGAAGGGAGTGGAGCGGAGACGCGGTCATGA
- the purN gene encoding phosphoribosylglycinamide formyltransferase codes for MSLPLAVLVSGSGSNLQAIIDRIEAGRIDARITVVLSDKADAHGLVRAAKHGIPTRVLSPGEYPDRAAFDAALLAAVRESGAKAVVLAGFMRLLGKDFIAAYRDRILNIHPALLPSFPGLRAHGQAVDYGVTISGATVHFVDEKMDNGAIVIQAAVPALPDDDAKSLGARILTLEHRIYPQAVAWLAAGRLVIDGRRTRLAPSDAPLAAMPSPCLVNPPLEEGF; via the coding sequence ATGAGCCTGCCCCTGGCCGTGCTCGTTTCCGGTTCGGGCTCGAACCTGCAAGCGATCATCGACCGGATCGAGGCGGGCCGCATCGACGCCCGCATCACGGTGGTTCTCTCGGACAAGGCCGACGCCCACGGCCTTGTCCGAGCCGCAAAGCACGGCATCCCGACCCGCGTCCTGTCCCCCGGCGAGTACCCCGACCGGGCCGCCTTCGACGCGGCTTTGCTTGCCGCCGTGCGGGAATCGGGCGCGAAGGCCGTTGTCCTGGCCGGGTTCATGCGCCTCCTCGGCAAGGACTTCATCGCCGCCTACCGCGACCGAATCCTCAACATCCACCCGGCCCTGCTGCCGAGTTTCCCGGGCCTTCGCGCCCACGGACAGGCCGTCGACTACGGCGTGACCATCTCCGGGGCCACCGTGCATTTCGTGGACGAGAAGATGGACAACGGCGCCATCGTCATCCAGGCCGCCGTGCCGGCCCTGCCGGACGACGACGCGAAAAGCCTCGGCGCGCGCATCCTGACCCTGGAGCACCGCATCTACCCCCAGGCCGTGGCCTGGCTGGCCGCCGGACGCCTCGTCATCGACGGCCGCAGGACGCGCCTGGCCCCGTCCGACGCGCCGCTGGCCGCCATGCCCAGCCCCTGCCTGGTCAATCCTCCCTTGGAGGAAGGATTTTAA